A section of the Castanea sativa cultivar Marrone di Chiusa Pesio chromosome 12, ASM4071231v1 genome encodes:
- the LOC142621093 gene encoding endoglucanase 8-like: MTMVVVTKVVSHDYGDALSKSILFFEGQRSGKLPPNQRMTWRKDSALRDGFDIGVDLVGGYYDAGDNVKFNFPMAFSTTILAWSVLEFGNFMGSDLSNALDAIKWPTDYFLKATSIPGFVYAQVGDPYADHNCWERPEDMDTPRTPYAVSKQFPGSEVSAEIAAALAASSLVFRAIDLEYSARLLSRARTVFEFANQYQGSYNDGIGRWVCPFYCDFSGYQDELLWGAAWLFRASKESNYWNYVVENIHNLENTVVKNINGFSYSGGSYAEFGWDTKHAGINILVSNQLVINSNPNFSPFIPNADKFVCTVLPESPTVSVQYSPGGLLFKPGGSNLQHPTALSFLLVVYARYLSQGNRVIHCGGVVATPARLIQVARGQVDYILGSNPLNMSYMVGYGNKFPQRIHHRGSSLPSINQQPGPIDCKGGTPYFSSNNPNPNLLIGAVVGGPDIKDSYNDSRADFVQSEPTTYINAPLVGLLAYFKTH, encoded by the exons ATGACGATGGTGGTGGTGACAAAGGTGGTTTCACATGATTATGGGGACGCATTATCGAAGAGTATCTTGTTTTTTGAAGGCCAGAGATCAGGGAAATTACCCCCTAATCAAAGAATGACTTGGAGGAAGGATTCAGCTCTTCGTGATGGTTTTGACATTGGT GTTGATTTGGTAGGTGGATACTATGATGCAGGTGACAATGTCAAATTTAACTTTCCAATGGCattctcaacaacaattttggcATGGAGCGTATTGGAGTTTGGAAATTTCATGGGCTCGGACCTTTCAAATGCTTTGGATGCTATTAAATGGCCCACAGACTATTTTCTTAAGGCCACAAGCATCCCTGGCTTTGTTTATGCCCAAGTTGGTGACCCATATGCTGACCACAATTGTTGGGAGAGGCCTGAAGACATGGACACACCTAGAACCCCCTATGCTGTGAGCAAACAATTCCCTGGCTCTGAAGTTTCAGCTGAAATTGCAGCAGCACTTGCAGCCTCTTCCTTGGTATTTAGAGCCATTGATCTTGAATATTCTGCAAGGCTTCTTAGTAGGGCTAGAACG GTTTTCGAATTTGCGAATCAGTACCAGGGATCTTATAATGATGGCATTGGCCGATGGGTGTGCCCGTTTTATTGTGATTTCAGTGGCTATCAG GATGAATTGCTATGGGGAGCTGCATGGTTATTTCGAGCAAGTAAAGAGTCTAATTACTGGAATTATGTTGTAGAGAATATACACAATTTGGAAAACACTGTTGTCAAAAATATAAATGGTTTTTCATATAGTGGTGGAAGTTATGCTGAATTTGGATGGGACACAAAGCACGCCGGAATTAACATACTTGTTTCCAAT CAGTTGGTGATAAATAGCAACCCTAATTTTAGTCCCTTCATTCCTAATGCGGACAAGTTTGTGTGTACTGTGTTACCTGAATCACCAACAGTTTCAGTCCAATATTCTCCAG GTGGGCTTTTATTCAAACCGGGGGGAAGTAACCTGCAACATCCAACAGCTTTGTCCTTTCTTCTTGTTGTTTATGCTCGCTATTTGAGTCAAGGAAATAGAGTGATTCATTGTGGTGGAGTTGTTGCCACTCCGGCTAGGCTTATACAAGTTGCCAGAGGCCAG GTGGATTATATACTAGGAAGTAACCCATTGAACATGTCATACATGGTGGGATATGGAAACAAGTTTCCTCAGAGGATACACCATCGTGGATCGTCCTTACCTTCAATTAATCAACAACCTGGGCCCATTGATTGTAAAGGTGGAACCCCATACTTTAGTAGCAACAATCCTAATCCAAACTTGCTTATAGGGGCTGTTGTTGGAGGACCTGATATCAAAGACTCATACAACGATTCTCGAGCAGATTTTGTGCAATCAGAGCCAACCACGTACATAAATGCACCTCTTGTGGGGCTATTGGCTTACTTCAAAACACATTGA
- the LOC142621014 gene encoding putative pectinesterase/pectinesterase inhibitor 60 gives MAMSINLLFIIFSLFSATFFTALSENSSNIDGWCNKTPHPEQCKYFMNNSGHDFAPKNRSDFRNMAIQVALDRAMSAQIHALQFREKIENNRQKAAWSDCLKLNECSILQLNRTLQGIGTNRSCTDFDAQTWLSTALTNLETCRLGSLELNVSDFISPIMSNNNVSELISNSLAINGVILDEESNYTYGFPSWVTKHERKLLQASMSSIKANLVVAKDGSGNYKTVQAAINAASRRRGTGRFVIHVKRGVYFENIEVGNNNNNIMLVGDGMRFTIITSGRSVGAGDTTYSSATAGIDGLHFMARGITFKNTAGPLKGQAVALRSASDLSVFYRCAIQGYQDTLMVHSQRQFYRECYIYGTIDFIFGNAAVVFQNCMIYVRRPLKGQVNVITAQGRNDPYQNTGISIHNSQVRAAPDLKPYISSFKTYLGRPWMQYSRTVFLHTYIDSLVSPVGWLAWDRSSFALSTLYYGEYKNFGPRSSTRYRVRWPGFHVITSPNVALRFSVKGLLAGSSWLPATGVPFTPGL, from the exons ATGGCCATGAGCATCAATCTCTTATTCAtaatattctctctcttctctgcaACCTTCTTCACAGCCCTTTCAGAAAATTCCTCCAACATAGACGGGTGGTGCAACAAAACCCCACACCCTGAACAATGCAAGTACTTCATGAACAACAGCGGCCACGATTTTGCACCAAAAAACCGATCTGATTTCAGAAACATGGCGATCCAAGTGGCCTTGGATCGAGCCATGAGTGCACAAATACATGCCTTgcaatttagagaaaaaattgagaACAATCGCCAAAAAGCAGCTTGGTCAGATTGTTTGAAACTTAATGAGTGCAGTATTTTGCAATTAAACCGTACCCTTCAAGGTATAGGCACAAATCGTAGCTGTACAGATTTTGATGCACAAACTTGGCTAAGCACAGCCCTCACAAACCTAGAAACGTGTCGACTAGGTTCTTTGGAGTTAAATGTTTCAGACTTTATCTCACCTATCATGTCCAATAACAATGTGTCTGAGCTCATTAGCAATAGTTTGGCCATTAATGGTGTTATTCTAGATGAAGAAAGTAATTATACATATGGGTTTCCAAGCTGGGTTACAAAGCATGAAAGGAAGCTGTTGCAAGCATCAATGTCTTCAATAAAGGCAAATCTTGTGGTGGCTAAAGATGGTTCCGGGAATTATAAGACTGTTCAAGCAGCCATTAACGCAGCATCAAGGAGGAGAGGTACTGGGAGGTTTGTTATACATGTGAAGAGAGGGGTTTATTTCGAAAACATTGAGGTTggcaacaataacaataatattatgCTCGTTGGTGATGGCATGAGGTTTACGATTATCACAAGCGGCCGGAGTGTTGGAGCAGGAGACACCACTTATAGTTCTGCCACTGCAG gcATTGATGGCCTTCACTTCATGGCCCGTGGCATTACATTCAAAAACACTGCTGGTCCCTTAAAGGGCCAAGCAGTCGCCCTCCGATCAGCCTCGGATCTCTCCGTCTTCTACCGGTGTGCCATCCAAGGTTACCAAGACACCCTCATGGTCCATTCCCAACGCCAATTCTATAGAGAATGCTACATCTATGGCACAATAGACTTCATATTTGGTAATGCTGCAGTCGTATTCCAAAATTGCATGATATATGTAAGAAGGCCACTGAAGGGCCAAGTCAATGTGATCACGGCCCAAGGTAGAAATGACCCATATCAAAATACCGGGATTTCGATCCATAACTCTCAAGTACGGGCCGCACCGGACCTCAAGCCCTACATTAGCTCGTTCAAGACGTACTTGGGCCGGCCCTGGATGCAATATTCCCGCACAGTATTTCTTCATACTTATATAGACAGCTTGGTGAGTCCAGTGGGATGGTTGGCATGGGATAGGTCTAGCTTTGCTCTAAGTACTTTGTACTATGGGGAGTATAAGAATTTTGGGCCTCGTTCATCCACCAGATATAGAGTGAGATGGCCTGGTTTTCATGTTATAACCAGCCCAAATGTGGCCTTGCGTTTCAGTGTTAAAGGTCTTCTTGCTGGGAGTTCTTGGTTACCAGCAACAGGTGTACCATTCACGCCTGGCCTGTGA